In Etheostoma cragini isolate CJK2018 chromosome 15, CSU_Ecrag_1.0, whole genome shotgun sequence, the DNA window CAGCTGTGTCACAGCACAGTGATAAATTCCTGAAAGTGAATTAAATCTCATTCTCTTGTGCTTATTTAATCCAGGGAAATGTACCCACATGCTACTGCTATATGGTCTACAAATGTAGCAAAACAATGATAAACCTTAGCTACGATTTTCTGACTCATCCCTTATGAGGAAGTCATAGTGCGTAGAatagaaaaatgaaatgcataacCCTGTGGCAGTTACTTAGAATATTTGGTAAGGTTTTAACTTTGTTTATCATTAATACAAGTTTAAAATATGGTGTCAGATTTCATTTAGCACCATGAAAACTTGCACAAAGGCAGATTATGAAGAAATTAAGTAAGTGCCAAAGAGTAGGGATTTAGCAAAAATCAAAATGATGGAAGTTCTGTGGGTCATATTCAGTCATCCAAATGACCGTATTGATGATCAGATCCTTGCAGGCCACcagaatacagaaaaaaacgtttttttttcatcaaatcaGTTCAAAGGCTCTTGATTTGGCTTATagaaatgtatatattgtgGCAGCAGTGTTTTCTATACATCATGACAACTTCCACAAAAGTCTTTTGGAGGAACCTGTACAGGTTGTCTTTGTTCAGAACTGCATGCAGGGCTTTCTGAGCACTGCCTTGGTGTGTTACTGCGGCAAATACCTCATATTGCCTGCTTTAATGTCTCAGATTGTAACAACGAGATTATGCCAATAAGACAGCCTTCTTAGTATAAACCCAGCGTCTCAGACAGCGCTTCTCTAAAACGGATTGAGTAGGTAGCAGGTTACACTTGGAAGTCAGTCCCAAAGTGTCTGATCTGGGCGTCAGTCATAGTTAGATAAGTGGTCCTCATACTGGGAGAGTACTGCAAGAGAAATgattgaaaaacacaatttagcaCATCTGCATGTAaacaacagcatttaaaaatcaaattaaacattatttcttttagtatttcttttaattatgaGCTGGTCTGTAATCAGGAGGTTGTGAAACCAGCGGAGGGTACGTTAATGTAGTGGGGGACTTAAAGAGCAGACAGAGGGCATGGGTCAGGGGTCACAGAATACGTTACACTCACATAAAACACTCTTTGGATTACCGTGCCAGAAAGTCAAAGGTCTAAAAGCTGAGGTACTGTATGCAGCTTTACAAGGGGGTGTTTGGTTAGAGGTGTGTTTCAAGGAgtggaatgaaaatgaaattttaaAACATCAGTAAGAAGTTAGACAATGGGAAACTTACGGTTTTTATAAGTGTGAGtaaaagaactgaaaacaaGTAAAAAGGTTAGTTACAAaacactggttaaaaaaaagcatgagtAGAATGCATTGAGGAGCTGAGTCatacccccccccaaaaaaaaaaaaaaatctctctctacacgaacaaataaaaaaaaacattgtttgttaaaaatgtgtctcGCAGAGACAAATAAAATTTTAAACAATGGTCcacattctctctcttcctcttgctCAAAAGGTGGTTTCAAGTCTTTGGTACACTGTGAATACTGTGCAAGCACTGAGTCAGCCACGCAAACAGAAAACTTAACGGGAGAGAAACTTCACCTAAAAGAAACTTTAACTGTGGATGTACCAGCATAATATATCatctagttttagctccagagacACACCACATGCTTAGACTAGGCCCACCATTAAACACTAGATCCTTGCACTGTCTTtatccaacaacaaaaaacattatttctcaCATACGTAAATGTATGCACTTAACAAACATTactttgtaaaaatttgaaatacaaTCCAAGGCAGTGGTGAAAAGCTTAGTAGCAAGAGTGTGTATTTTCTGGAGTAGGtgggttaaaaaaatgtatgcacttAAGTCAATGGCCAGCAGAGAGCAGTCTATCACTTGCTAACTTTCCCCTCTAAGTGTTTACAGTGTGAGGTTCTATGCTGTGCATAAGTATTGTTAAGTTCATGGTGCAGCCATGCATGCTTTCTGTTAGTGTTGAAGTCAGTAGTGCCATCCTAGTCATCACACTAGGGACACTAGAGCCTCGTAGGGCCAACGCACCGAGGGAGGTGGGGATCCTCTCCCTATCAGCGGTACGTTCTCATATCGAGGACTCCCTCCGAACAGCATAGACTGATTCCTGTGATGGTGAGAAGAAAGGAAGTAAGAGATGAAACACACTAAATCAAATATACTGTCATCATCGAATTGATCTTACATGTATTCAGGAGGTGGCATGATATTAGAGGCAGATTGCGGAGGTGGATGAAGGCTGGCCTGGCTACCGAGGCTGCTGGTATAGCTACAGAAACTGTGGATGTTGGACCTTCTGGGGTTGTAGGATATCCTCCGTGCTTCTGGGTTGAATGGGTCTTCCTCATCTATATCGTCATACTCTTTGTCCCTGCATGCAagtggtacacacacacacacacacacacacacacacacacacacacacacacacacacacacacacacacacacacacacacacacacacacacacacacacacacacacacacacacacacacacacacacacacacacacacacacacacacacacacacacacacacacacacacacacacacacacacacacacacacacacacacacacacacacacacacacacacacaggaacagaaAGAGTGCATGCGTTACCACTTTGTGTATTGTGGGCAGTACATAATGGGATAAGGGGGTCGCTTGGTTCTGACCTGCTGCCTATTAGTGTCCACACTCTAAAAACCGCACACAGCATGCCAGAGAGTGCGCAGGCAGCCAGCAGAGAAAACAATGAGAGATAGAGGAGCCCTTCCACCCCATCATAGCACACCCCCATTAGGGCATCCAGGTAGTCCTAGAAAAATGGGCGCATATAGTACAGTCAGTTATTGTTAGCATCCAGTAAAAATATTATCTTTCACAAATACACAAGTTTATCAAAGGGAACTGAAATGTATTATGTGTTTACAACTAAACCCACAGAGATGAAATCCATGAACTGAAGTTTACAACTATGTCAATTTCAGTTGTGAGGTTTACAGACAAACATGACATGGACACAGTGATGGactacaaaaacatgtttgcttATATCACTTTCTAGGGAAATTAATTGACTGtcattaaagtaatttaaaaggcAGATTGTGTCAATCAGAACTATACACAACATTAGATCTCTATTCCAAAGGTTAACTTCCTGTCTTACTGTAGCAGAGATACTGACAGAAATGCAAAGCTTTACAGAGACTTTGTGCACATAAACCCAATGtagtctttttttccaatgctgGGACCATCATGCTACTCAGCTAACATGCATGTTACAAATGCAGTTTGCTTTTATATCGATATTTGAGTAATGACCAACAAGCTCAGAGAACGGTCTTGACATCTGCATGGCTGTGTGTGCTGTCACTGTTATAGAACATTATCTAAAGTCTATTAGAGCATCCTCATATTTTCATGTGACAgacccacccccaccctcaatCTTACCTTATCTCTATGCATTTGTTAAAGATTGACACCTAGACTATGTGCAGTAGACAACATTACAATCGTCATACAGTATCTAAAAGCCTACATCTGATGTCACAATCACAGCAGCAAATAAGACCCATTCAACAGCCCATAAGTAGGGCTAATCCACCAAGGTGGTCCTCTTAGTGGATGAGAGCAATGCTACAAAGCAGCCCCATTAAAAAGTATCCTAGTCTGAATCTGACCTTACCTTGTGTAGCCCGCGGCAGTCGAGCAAAACTGTTAGCTGGTGGAGACTGAACTCTGTGGAGTTCAGCAGTCGCTGGATCCCCAACAGGTCTCTCTGTATAAagaggtgaaataaaaaaaaaagagtagagaATGATACACATTTTCCCACAGTCTGGCGTAATAGTCCCATCAGCCAGCCACTTACCTCAGCAGTGGGGAAAGTGGGCAACGAGAACTGCAGCAAGCCCTGGATCTGGATTTGCATGGTGGTCAGAGAACGCTGGCAGATTGTCAAAGACTGTAAAAACCCAATTGCCCACCAACATCACACgcacagacaaagagaggatGATATTAAAGAGTGCATTGTTTGGGAGCAGCATGTCAACAAGTAATTTGGTGTTAAAGAAGGCtttataatgcactttacaGAGAACACATTTCTTTCCAGACAGATCATCCTTTGCCACCAACCGTGTCACCCACCAAATATTGTCCCTCCTCCCATTCGCCCCAATCCAATCTCAAGCCCAAACAAAAGAGCAATATTTATATCAACTAGGTCATCAGAGGAGAAGATTATCCTTACCTACTTAACAGGCATAATTTTAATCTCTAAATGGATACTGTAACGATAACTAAGCATGTGGGTTTTAATAATTATTGGTCATGGATTAATCCTCTACGGATTTTCTCAATACATGCAATACAGATACAGTACTGCTCATGAAAGAAATCCTGACACAATACAAATATTATACAATACATGAGAAGAAGTAGGATCACATTTACAGCCTTAGCTAAAATCACATGATGCAATGCAATTTGAACTGTGTGTAGTGGGGAGGTGAGCAGCCTCCTCAGTGGTAGGTGGCCATTAAATTCACATTCTGTGCTCTACAATTTAGTTGATCATGGAGGCTGACCTCTTCATTTcattaatacatttgaaaacatcCTGTTGCGCCTGGTCAAATACAGTAAGATGATCTTGTTCACTGacttttacaaaatttgatttCAGAGCAATTACAGCTTCAACAATAGACATCCAGATGTAAACCAATTCTTATTAACAAATACAATGAAAAGCAACTGGAGTTTGGTGCTTATAATACAAGGTTATAACATATGTATCCtgccacaacacacaacacaacacaacacaacaggtGTTGTGTGACAGTCAGTTGTATAATTTGTTGAGTTGAGATAATTTTTAAGGCACCTGCATTTCAAGCACCAATAATAAGCTTATTTGCAATGTGGGGCTTCTAAATCTTGTTTTGCAAAGTCATGTACAATGTAAGAAGTAATAGGCTGATGTCTTTAAACATAGAAAGAAGGTTTCTTAGTTCCTCTATATCTTTCTTTGGAATCTTTTAAGTTGCTTCTAAACAGTAGCTGTCTTTATGCATGATACAccctaaattaaataaataactaagaGATATTGCTCGTGAAAGTACCCCAAGGCAGAGATTATGCACAGGGTAAAAAATACAGCTAATGTTTTGAGAcccacaaatataaaaaaaggaatattctTTGATTAAAGTTTATCTCTTTAAGTAATTAAATTGGTGTTGGGGGCTCATTTTTCAGAACTGATCCGATTATGGCCCAATAATTGTTTAGCAGCTTGGCATCTAACAGGGAAAAACCAATTTTAAAAAGCTACACATTTTCCAGTGTGTGACTCTCAGTAAATACCTTCATGTGTAAGCAAACAGCTGAGACTTTGAACATTTTGTCAATACCTGTTGAAAAGGGTTTGGTAGATTCGGACTGCAGAACAAATAATAGTGTGCAACATCTGGAGGGTTGGAGAAATAGGGAGAtaggagagagagataagaaTTGTGTCTAGATATACATTTACAGAGAGCTGGTATCTGTGCAATTCTGTTGGTGTGGACAAATTACCTGCACTGAGGAAATCCTTGGTTTGGTTAACAATAAACTTGTCTGGAGACACACAAAAGTCACTGGTGCCCTGTAggtaaacaacaacatactgtaatcTTGCAAGTGAGTGCAGAGTAAGAGTAAGAGTGTAGTATTTCTTCAAGTCATGAACTACATTAAATTTCTTGTACTGCAACTGCGTAAAACTGAATTTGCATTGGGCAGTTATAGACACCTCAACAAcacaaactatttattttacttttttttaatcaccattTAATCCCGGAGTGAGTGAGCCTGTGAATAGAAAGTATTCACACAAATGGCCACAGatgttcaattttacagcacCACACGTAAACACAATAATACaagcaaacataaaaaatgcGTGGCATGTAGGAACAGACTTATATTGACCATGTAGAGCTTGCTTTGCTGACCATGGATTAAATATGTTCATGCTCTAACATTCATCCATGGAGACCAGCTAATGTGCATGCATAAACGATCAGAGGTCAAGGTCATGAAGTTTCTGTGCAGGCCAGAAGGCAATAGGGCaaggaaaagaaatattttagtCATTTTCCATGTGCATGCATAATTAACAGTTGGGGAAAATCAAAGGCTGCTGttcaaattgaattgattttgtTTATGCTTCCTCTCATCAAATATGTATAAACGTATGAGCATTTTCTAGGACACCATCGTCATTTACCTTCCTTTCAAATGCAGCATGTGTTTGCACCATGCAATTTTTGAGTAATGAAGTACAGGTGCAAAAAGTTGACTACCATGTTTTGCATACTTTCCCAAATTCTAATTATTTTAATGGAGACCCATGCTTTTTATTATCTACTTTTGTGTGGAGGACTGGTCTTCTTATCAATAACAAGGCAGGTACAATTTGTTAGCAAATTTACCTCAGCTCACTTGAGACATAACAGTCTTATAGTGACAGAGAGATGCATGCTGTGGAAAAGCTACACTCAACTATTTGATTTTAATGCAGGGTCATGTTCTACTATAACAGGCTAAACTAAGCCACAGACACGGTCTGAGGCATTGGTAATCAGGTTTTACAACTGCAGAGAAGCTCTCCATTCAGAGGTCTCCATTTCACGTCTGTGTAGTTAATTTCAGGTTTAAATCAGCTGCCATTCCCCACTCTCATTTTGTCTACACTGCATCACTTAGAACAGCTGTCAAGATGTGAAATCCATTGGGATAATCCACAGATGGGATAATCTACAGGAGGCAAGGAAATCGAGAAGAGGAGACAGTGGGGATGGAGTAAGGCTGGAAGCAAGGGTTTACTCTTTGTACCCCAGACTGTGCCCCTGATAGGAGGTCCATTAAACACACTAAGCCCAGATGTGCTGAACACATGGTGTACAGACAGGAAAAGTTAACAATCGGTCAGAAATAAGGAGGATTGAAAGACAAATGAAGCTGAGCACAACCAAAGTAGAGATTTTGAAGAAAGCAAGGCTAGTAATTAATGTGAGAAACAGCTTTGTTTACAATGGCAGGGCTAAGGGTTGATAAACCTAAAACGCAAGGGACTTGTAATCAGCTTTACGGCATGACTGACTAGAGAAAAGCGCCTGCTGTAAACTAAACATAACAACCAGATCGCCTTAAACCAGGAAAGATGTCAAAGAACACACACTTATTGACAGTAAAACCCTCGGAAAGTAGAAAtctggtgatttaaaaaaaaaaaagtactttatacTAAATACAAGAACAACCACCGCCCACCAAGATGTCTTTGGGTGCAACTCTAAAAAATTAACcaacttactttaaaaaatgaatccaTAGATAAAAACCAACTTCGGCAagaattaaaacttttttcttcatcaaaaatacattgttttctcACCACAGCTGTAGCAGTGCCCGCTCCCAGTGAGGCCCAACTTAGGATCATAGACAGCACTACAAAAGCCATGATCCTGGAGGAAcacatgaaatgggagagagaaggaTGGGGTTGACAGGgagatacagacacagacaaagacacatggAGAGAAGCAGATTAAACGGTTTGTCTTTGTACCGATGATCTCCAGCTCTTTTTCGCCTAgttaatttgatttattcacTTCGGCATTTGATTGGGAATTGCCTGAGAGGCCCAACTAACACTTTGTACTGGTGCATTGTGGATTAGAGGATATGACTGGAATTCACTGTATTATGGGGTAATATAAAAGGTAAATTAACTCATGACTTCTATCTGATTTCACTTGTTAGGTCTGGCGCTTATAAAAAACTCTTTTATCTATTCAATATATTCTATTGAGATATAAGTTGGAGCAAAAACATTGTTCAATAGAGGTCTCACAGAGCCACAACTAAAGATAAGTCGGGAGACTTTCCGTCTCTGTCTTTTGTCATTTCTGCTCTGCTGGATTCCGCCAGCAACATCTTAACTGGCTGCACTTTCTGCCACTCGTGGCTGCCAATCACTGTACAATATCACTGTCAATCAAAAGCTGTCACAAGCTTTGGTTTGTCGACCTCTTGTGTCATATGCCGCCTTCTGTCTCGAAAGAGTGAAGAGTTCAACAGGGTCTTAACATTGTGAAGGTggtttatgacaaaaaaaaaagacataaaaaaacttgttccccaaaatgtccaactatTAACCACAGTGTCTTCTTGACCCGTCGGCAGAAGCTAGAGAAAGTACTGTGAATTAGAGGGGAATAAACCAGTAAAAAGAGAAGGAATGGCCCCATGATGGATGTAAAAGGGTTGCAGAAGGCTTCTGTTCTCAACGCACTCCTAGGACCTTCTTGAAAGCACCAATAAAAGTAGCCTGAGAGCACTTAATAATTAGTTAAGGGAGCAGACTCATCCTGCTTGTGCGATCAATAGACATTAGTGAGACCCATCAGAGAGAGATGTAAAGTGAGATCCTGGGCATCAGCTGCTAACACTGACACGTAGGCTGCACTAAATTGGGCAAACGGGATTGAAAGTCTGGACTGTGGATTTGCTTGTCAGACATCTgtgttaatttaaatgaatggtTGGAATTAATAAATCCAACATCCCCACTCCTGATGTTCTCATTCCTTTCACAGCTTGAGAATCTAATGATGTTTCTATTGTTCTGAGGACGAGAACGACAGTggtttttgtccattttgatataaaaatatgaCAATTACTTTCAGaaaattgttttgattgagCATGCTATACGGTTTTCTTTAATTATATGTGGAAATGAAAGGCAAGTCATTGAGCAGAGAAATAAGAGCAGTGTCATCATAAGTGCTTTTGAAGATGTAATGCTATTGTTGGTGCTGGTAATGGAGTGACCTATATGGAGCCTCAGAGGCGTACTGGTGCCTTGTCTGTCTGCGGTCTATGATCCAGGCAGAGGCCAATAAGAACAGAGATGGAccataaaaagaagaagaaaaaagcctCAGAAAGAAGATGAAAAGCAAATACATCCACATACACACTGTGGGTACCTACGTGATAAGTAGCCATCGAGACTGCTTGGCCATCCCCAAGCACATGAACAAGCAGATGACCAGATCCAGGATCAGCAACAGCAAAAAGATCAGCCATCTACAGACAGAAAAATGAAGCACCAGTAAAGCAACCCTGATTGATCACTTTTCTCCTGCAGACAGCACACTTTATGTTCAAGCCTCAGGAAGGGCTGGCCCAACATATGTTCGTGACCAAATGTGTGAGATCTGTGTGCGCTGTATATCTGTATTCTTGTCTCCTAGTTAGAGCCCATCTGTTTCAGGTAATTTCCAGCCTGTTGGCTTAATAATTCAACACCAGAAATCCATAGGCATTAATTTTTCAAGCTCTGAAAACCTCTTTCACAGAATTGGCCTACAGTCAGCCTggacttatatatatatatataagtgtatgtgtgtgtgtgtgtgtgtccgcacAAACACGTGGGAATGCTCATGACTCATTCTTAACTCCAAAAGCCCTGTTAGCATTGTACGGTACATCTTTAGCAATGACAaagcaaaataaagacaatgatGTTCAGGATGTCACACAAACAGGGAattctaaagatgttgtattaTTGATATCAACATGCTGTGAACTACCTGCAAAATTGTAGTAAATCTGTACACCAAGGTCACAACAGAACATAATTCACTCATGCTATATGAAGAAgtctaaatgtactttattagattttgaaaacaaaatgtagacAAGTAATTTCTCTGCTCACAAAGAAGGGCACATGGATGGAGATAAACACTAAAAGAGACTCTACTTTACTTTATCTGTATTAACAGAACTTTGCTCTGAGCACAGGCACAGGGATGAATTCAGAAATAGAATAGGGAAAGGAgaatataatattgataaaCAGAAtggtgtcatttttttccattgttcGAATAACCCTGGGTTGGCCATAACATTTGCTTTTCATCAATAAAGCCTTGCCACAGGCCGTCCCTAGCTCAATGGCTGCATGAAACTCTATCAACACCCAGGAGATTTGTGTCAGAATGCACAAAGTGGCAAATGTAGTCCAAAAGAAGATCTGGTGTCACGATAGGATAGAACAACACACCGTTTGGGAATATGTATGCATTAAATTAGTGATGGGAATACGTCAGTGAAACTACTGTGGTTATTTGTGCTGGGTCATGCCAGAAAGCAGAGACTTGCTATCAATAGCTGCTTTAATAAGAAGTTTAAAAAGTATGAAGACATATTTAAGTTATAAAGCCTACAAAAGAAATCCTAAATCTAGTCAAAAGTTTAATGCTCAAACAAATAGATTaagcaaaaaaatcataatcctctcatttcttttttttatttatgttaggCTTCATAGTTCATATCAGTGAAAAGTATAAGACCATGACTACAGAgttagcagacgtttttgttaCAGTATTGTGTTGGCACGCACTTACTGCTACACAGTCTGCATGCCAACCAGGAAGACGTACAGTTGAGGTCATAAAATCATGAAATCTCTGCTTTTTTCCCTAAGCTATTTGCACTTTTTTCAGTACCGACAGTTACTGTTCTTAACTTGACTGCCACTTAACTGCCGTCTGCTGACTATTGCTATTTTAAGAGAATACAGACAGAGAGCCTGCCTTGTGTATAACCAGTGGCAAACTGTCCATACACAAGGAAACAAGACTCATAACAAGTAAACTAAGCAATATAATGAATTATTATTCATCTTGCTGCACACAGTTACATAAGTGTATAGGCTCAATGTCAATAGTGTGTACTGAAGAACTATCACCTCTAAAATGAAAAGTCTCAGGTGGTGACAAATAGGATTCTACCTATGTTTTATcagtcaaattaaaactaaagaACTACTAGCAGTtcaatgttaaatgtgtttcagAATGAGAGCTTTACATTTTGCAGTTTACTTCTACTAAATCCAAAACCTACTGGGACAGACAGGATGAGATGACATCAACTTCAGATTGCTACAGGGCTTGCTCATCCAAATAAGCTGTGTCTCCTGATAAACATTTTGTCCATAATGTATGTCAAACAAATCCTTCTGCAGAAGGTACCTTACTACCCTAAATCTATCTCCTGTGAGTCTTTCCATCCAATTTAGTTCAAACTACTCTTACAGTACTGTAATGAACAGGTTGCAAATGTGAAACTTTACGGCTTAACGGCACTATGAAGTTTTATGTGCTCATGTCAAATTACACTCTGGGTTTGAAGCAGCAGCCTTTGGAGCCTCATAAATTAGCATCCCCCTCCTAAATGAATGCTggatattttattcatttggaCTACTTTGTTGTTGATTGGGtttattattttctctctgtttattgaatttcaattttggcCTCAATACTTTTCCCGCTTCCTTTTTGAAAAGAACACTATCCTCAAACCACATCAAAAGTAATAAATGCAGGGGAGACCACTAGCTCACCCAGTGGGAGctccggccctttgctgcatgtcaatccccatctctctctcttcccatgtcatgtctatccactgtcactttaataaagggGAAAGCCCCAGAAataatcaaagaaaataaaaaaataacaataattgcAATCAATTCTGAGCAGTGTTCATTTATGGTCTAATAGCCACTCTGCCATGCAATTCcagatttcatttatttagcaaTCAGGAGAAAATAGCTTTTCCGGTCTGTGTTCCGGAGGGAAGATCAATAAAATTCcatctgctctgtgtgtggTCTGGATCACTTGCAGCCCTATTCTGAGAGGCACGTTTATTTCAACCACTCACAGATTAAATATAATACTGTAAATCATCCCAGGAGAGTAACTAAAACTCCACCTACCTGTAATACTCAACTAAAGCTGTTTGATCAGCAATGGCTGCCAAATCAACATTTGCTTTGGTGATATCAGGCAGAGTGGTCATCTCGCGAATGACGTTGTTAACCATCAGCTGCATGAAGCGCAGAGCTTGGAGGTAGTCTTGCCTTGTGGAAAAGATTTCATCCAGTCGTTCCAGGTGCTGCTTGAGTCCAGTCTGAACATTGCCCAGAGATCCTGCAAcctagaaaataaaagaaaaaaagaagaaaaaaaatttgtAACAGAATAAGGGGAGTTAAGAGGAGtcaagagagaaaacagagtcAGAAGGACATAGGAACATAAATTCAGGAACAGATATTCATAACAAGAAGATTGAAAATGTATAGAAAGCTGAAAGATTCAAAGGAGCACTCCCTCGAGTAAAGATGAACTTTTCTTCTCAACCGTGTGTTTTATTCAGG includes these proteins:
- the ttyh2l gene encoding protein tweety homolog 2-like isoform X2, coding for MATARLDYVAPWWTYWLHNFPHFNFFFQSVDNTFKPEEASYQQSLIFLACVGAVGLGVSLLVLSVCLVCLCCCRRDLDEDTKRPNTCCLTWSTVITGLVLCSAVGVGFYGNSETNDGVYQLTYSLYNANHTLGGLNNLVAGSLGNVQTGLKQHLERLDEIFSTRQDYLQALRFMQLMVNNVIREMTTLPDITKANVDLAAIADQTALVEYYRWLIFLLLLILDLVICLFMCLGMAKQSRWLLITIMAFVVLSMILSWASLGAGTATAVGTSDFCVSPDKFIVNQTKDFLSADVAHYYLFCSPNLPNPFQQSLTICQRSLTTMQIQIQGLLQFSLPTFPTAERDLLGIQRLLNSTEFSLHQLTVLLDCRGLHKDYLDALMGVCYDGVEGLLYLSLFSLLAACALSGMLCAVFRVWTLIGSRDKEYDDIDEEDPFNPEARRISYNPRRSNIHSFCSYTSSLGSQASLHPPPQSASNIMPPPEYMNQSMLFGGSPRYENVPLIGRGSPPPSYSPSMRTTYLTMTDAQIRHFGTDFQV
- the ttyh2l gene encoding protein tweety homolog 2-like isoform X3 encodes the protein MATARLDYVAPWWTYWLHNFPHFNFFFQSVDNTFKPEEASYQQSLIFLACVGAVGLGVSLLVLSVCLVCLCCCRRDLDEDTKRPNTCCLTWSTVITGLVLCSAVGVGFYGNSETNDGVYQLTYSLYNANHTLGGLNNLVAGSLGNVQTGLKQHLERLDEIFSTRQDYLQALRFMQLMVNNVIREMTTLPDITKANVDLAAIADQTALVEYYRWLIFLLLLILDLVICLFMCLGMAKQSRWLLITIMAFVVLSMILSWASLGAGTATAVGTSDFCVSPDKFIVNQTKDFLSADVAHYYLFCSPNLPNPFQQSLTICQRSLTTMQIQIQGLLQFSLPTFPTAERDLLGIQRLLNSTEFSLHQLTVLLDCRGLHKDYLDALMGVCYDGVEGLLYLSLFSLLAACALSGMLCAVFRVWTLIGSRDKEYDDIDEEDPFNPEARRISYNPRRSNIHSFCSYTSSLGSQASLHPPPQSASNIMPPPEYMNQSMLFGGSPRYENVPLIGRGSPPPSTYKNLLSQYEDHLSNYD
- the ttyh2l gene encoding protein tweety homolog 2-like isoform X1, producing MATARLDYVAPWWTYWLHNFPHFNFFFQSVDNTFKPEEASYQQSLIFLACVGAVGLGVSLLVLSVCLVCLCCCRRDLDEDTKRPNTCCLTWSTVITGLVLCSAVGVGFYGNSETNDGVYQLTYSLYNANHTLGGLNNLVAGSLGNVQTGLKQHLERLDEIFSTRQDYLQALRFMQLMVNNVIREMTTLPDITKANVDLAAIADQTALVEYYRWLIFLLLLILDLVICLFMCLGMAKQSRWLLITIMAFVVLSMILSWASLGAGTATAVGTSDFCVSPDKFIVNQTKDFLSADVAHYYLFCSPNLPNPFQQSLTICQRSLTTMQIQIQGLLQFSLPTFPTAERDLLGIQRLLNSTEFSLHQLTVLLDCRGLHKDYLDALMGVCYDGVEGLLYLSLFSLLAACALSGMLCAVFRVWTLIGSRDKEYDDIDEEDPFNPEARRISYNPRRSNIHSFCSYTSSLGSQASLHPPPQSASNIMPPPEYMNQSMLFGGSPRYENVPLIGRGSPPPSCTKDLKPPFEQEEERECGPLFKITLPV